CATCGGCGGTATTCTCGTTCCAGGCGGCTTCGGCGACCGGGGCATTGAGGGCAAGATCTCGGCGATCCGTTATGCGCGTGAGAAGCTGATTCCGTTCTTCGGCATTTGCCTGGGAATGCAGGTGTCCGTCATTGAGTACGGCCGTTCCATGCTGGGACTGGCAGGGGCGAACAGCTCCGAGATCGATCCTGCGACCCCGCATCCGCTGATTGACCTCCTGCCGGAGCAGAAGGATATTGAAGATATGGGCGGCACGATGCGTCTGGGGCTGTACCCTTGCAAGCTGCTGCCGGATTCCCTGGCGATGTCCTGCTATGACGATGAACTGGTGTACGAGCGCCACCGCCACCGGTACGAGTTCAATAACGCATACCGCGATGAGATTGAAAAAGCCGGTCTGGTCATTTCCGGAACCTCCCCGGACGGACGTCTGGTGGAGATTGTCGAGCTGCCGGGTCATCCGTGGTTCCTGTCCGTGCAATTCCACCCGGAATTCACGTCGCGCCCGAACCGTCCGCAGCCGCTGTTCCGTGAATTTGTCGCAGCTTCGCTGACACATTCCGAGCAAATGTAAGGTATTGGGCCAATAGGTAAAATGAACAGGCCGGCCCGGCCTGCGGGAGCCTCCTTAGGGAGGCTTCTTTTTTAAAGGATAGCCCTGCACAACTCCTTCCGGATTGCAAGGGGACTGTACTCCCGCTTTTTCACAGATATCCCCCCTTTATATGGCATAGATTTACGCATTTTAGCCAATTAGCAGGATTTTGGCTGCAAAGCACGAATAATAGGTTTCGTATAGAATTAAGTTGAAGCGGGGCCGTTAGCTGTTGAGAGGGCGCGGTATGGACAATCTGCCTTAAACTCTGGGAGGGTATCGTATGGAAAAGAAGAAAGTATTAATCGTCGACGATCAGAATGGAATCCGGATTCTTCTCATGGAAGTATTCAATAGTGAAGGTTATGCCACCTTTCAGGCAGCTAACGGAAAAATGGCGCTGGACATCGTCAGGACCGAGTCGCCGGATATGGTTCTTCTGGACATGAAGATTCCTGGAATGGACGGGCTGGAGATCCTTAAGCATCTGAAGGAGCTGAATCCGTCAATCAAGGTCATTATGATGACCGCCTACGGGGAACTCGACATGATCAAGGAAGCCACCAAGCTGGGCGCCCTGATGCACTTCACCAAGCCGTTTGATATCGATGAGATGCGTGTCGCCGTCAATATGCACCTGCACAACAAATCGGTAGACCAATGCAGCTAGCTTCAGAAGTTCGGAGTTTGGGAATGTCTTGTTATGGATACGCTAAAATAGGAAAATGATCCGCAGATAAAGGGTTGGCTAAATATCGTCCCACCGGGACATTTTTTTGTGTATCCTATTTAGTATTTAATACAGGATGTGCTATAATAGGCCTGTATGTGATGTCGGCTTATATAAGCAGCCCAATATTTTAGGAGGATTGAAACCATGCCATTAGTATCTATGACAGACATGTTATCCAAAGCACTTGAAGGAAAATATGCGGTTGGCCAGTTCAACATCAATAACCTGGAGTGGACTCAAGCGATTCTTGGTGCAGCAGAAGAAGAGAAGTCACCGGTAATCCTTGGTGTATCCGAAGGCGCAGCCCGTCACATGGGCGGATTCAATACGGTAGTGAAGATGGTTGAAGGTCTGATTCAGGACATGAAGATCACCGTTCCTGTAGCGATTCACCTGGACCACGGTTCCAGCTTTGACAAATGTAAAGAAGCTATCGATGCCGGATTCACTTCCGTTATGATCGACGGCTCCCACCATCCAATCGACGAGAACATTGAAATGACTAAGAAAGTCGTTGAATATGCTCACGCCAAAGGCGTATCTGTAGAAGCAGAGGTAGGTACTGTAGGCGGACAGGAAGATGACGTTATCGGCGGCATTCAGTATGCTGACCTTAACGAATGCGTACGCATCGTTAAAGAGACCGGCATTGACACCCTGGCTCCTGCACTTGGCTCCGTACACGGCCCTTACCATGGCGAGCCTAACCTGGGATTCAAGGAAATGGAAGAGATCTGCAATGCAGTTAAGCTTCCGCTCGTGCTGCACGGCGGTACTGGTATTCCATTGCATGATATCCAGAAGTCCATCTCCCTGGGAACTTCCAAGATCAACGTGAACACTGAGAACCAGATTGCATTCGCTAAGGTTGTCCGTGAAGTGCTTGCTGCTAAGCCTGATGCTTACGACCCGCGTACATTCATCGCACCGGGCCGCGAAGCGATCAAGCAGACCGTTATCGGCAAAATCCGTGAGTTCGGCTCCAGCAACAAAGCCTAATTATTAACCTGCCGCATAACCCGTTTTTCCACACAAGCCATTCGTTTTCCTCAGAAACGGTCGCCGTCCTAAGCTAAGGGCGGCGCAGCCGTTTCTTCTTCTAATCACCAATCACCATTACCGTATGTCTCACAAGCCACAACTGGTATTGCCGCAACAAGATGCAATACACGTAGGGGGAACCTGATAAATTTATGGAAAAGTTAATGATAGGCGGCGGACGTCCACTAGAGGGTGTTGTAACCATCAGCGGGGCCAAGAATAGCGCCATTGCGCTCATTCCTGCGGCAATTCTGGCGGAGTCTGAAGTGGTGCTGGATAATCTGCCTGCGCTTAGCGATGTTGCCGTGTACTCCGAGATTCTGGAGGAGCTGGGCGCAAATGTGTCGTGGACAGGCAGCCAGATGAGAATTGATCCCTCCCGCATCGTCTCCATTCCCATGCCGAACGGACCGGTTAAGAAACTCCGGGCCTCTTACTATATGATGGGCGCCCTGCTGGGCCGTTTCAAGGAAGCGACCATTGGCCTGCCCGGCGGCTGCAATTTCGAGCCCCGTCCGATTGACCAGCATATCAAAGGCTTTGAAGCGCTTGGTGCAACGGTTACCAATGACCACGGCTCCATTCACCTGTATGCCAAAGAACTGCGCGGCGCCAAGATCTACCTGGACGTATCCAGTGTGGGCGCCACCATTAATATCATGCTCGCGGCTTCCCGTGCCAAAGGCTCTACAATTATCGAAAATGCGGCTAAAGAGCCTGAGATTATAGATGTAGCTACCCTGCTCAACTCCATGGGCGCTGTGATTAAAGGCGCCGGCACTGAAACCATCCGGATCGAAGGCGTAAATGAGATGCACGGCTGCCGCCATTCCATCATTCCTGACCGCATTCAAGCCGGAACATACATGATTGCCGCTGCAGCAACGCGGGGCAATGTGCTGATTGATAACGTGATTCCCAAGCATCTGGAGGCGCTGACCGCCAAGCTGCTGGAGATGGGAGTAGACATAGAAGAACTGGATGAGAGCATCAGGGTGATCGGCAGACCCTCTTACGAGCATGTTGATGTCAAGGCATTGATATATCCCGGCTTCGCCACGGACCTGCAATCGCCGATGACCAGCATCCTTACCCAGGCTGAGGGAGTCAGCGTCCTGAGCGATTTCGTATACAGCAACCGGTTCAAGCATGTGCCTGAGCTGGTCCGTATGGGCGCCAAGATCCGGGTGGAAGGACGTTCGGCGATTATTGAAGGCGGCAAGCTGAATGCGGCCAAGGTCAAGGCTGCCGATCTCCGGGCAGGAGCAGCGCTGGTAATCGCCGGGCTTACCGTTGAGGAAGGCATTACTGAAGTAACGGGCGTGGAATTCATCGACCGCGGATATGACAACCTCGTAAGCAATCTGCGCAATTTGGGAGCCGAAGTCTGGCGCGAGCACGAATAATGAGGATACCCGGATATGGAACGTGTATATTTTGCTGTTTATCTGCATATCTCCTTCCAATTCGGGTAATCCTATCCTAATAAGCATTTTCATAGACTCATAGTTTAGAACTCATCATACAAAATTGAATAGGTGGTTATTACATGGATCTTCAAATTTCCGATCTGGAAGAAATGAAGCTGACCGATCTGTATAAGCTGGCTAAGAAATACCAGATTCCTTACTACGGGACGCTTAAGAAGCGGGAGCTGATCTTCGCGATTCTCCGCGCGCAGGCCGAACAGAGCGGCCTGATGTTCATGGAAGGCGTGCTTGAGATTCTGCCGGAGGGCTACGGCTTCCTCAGACCGATTAACTATCTGCCGAGTGCCGAGGATATCTATATCTCTGCTTCGCAGATCCGCAAGTTCGACCTTAGAAGCGGTGACCTGGTCTCCGGGAAATGCCGGACGCCCAAAGAGAATGAACGCTACTTCGGACTCCTGCAGGTCAATGCCGTCAACGGCGAGAATCCGGCAAGCGCAGCGGAACGGCTGCATTTTCCAGCGCTGACACCACTGTATCCGCAAGACAAGCTGCCGCTTGAGACATCCCCAACCCATCTATCTACCCGTATCATGGACTTGCTTGCTCCGGTAGGCCTGGGGCAGCGCGGTTTGATTGTAGCACCTCCCAAAGCGGGCAAGACGCTCCTCCTGAAAGAAATTGCCAACAGCATCTCCACCAACAATCCTGAGATTGCACTGTTTGTTCTGCTGATCGATGAACGTCCGGAGGAAGTGACGGATATGCAGCGTTCAGTCAAAGGTGAGGTCGTGGCTTCAACGTTCGATGAGCTGCCGGAGAATCATATCAAGGTGGCTGAGCTTGTGCTGCAGCGCGCGCTGCGTCTGGTAGAGCACAAGAAGGATGTCGTCATTCTGCTGGACAGCATCACCCGTCTCGCCCGGGCCTATAATCTAGTGGTTCCGCCGTCCGGACGGACGCTCAGCGGGGGGATTGACCCTGCGGCCTTCCACCGGCCGAAGCGCTTCTTCGGTTCCGCGCGTAACGTGGAGGAAGGCGGCAGCCTGACGATTCTGGCCACCGCGCTGGTGGATACCGGGTCGCGTATGGATGATATTATCTATGAAGAATTCAAAGGAACAGGGAACATGGAGCTGCATCTGGACCGCAAGCTGGCGGAACGCCGGATCTTCCCTGCGATCGATATCCGCCGTTCGGGTACACGCCGTGAAGAAGTGCTGCTGTCCAAGGAAGAGCTGGATACCATCTGGTCGATCCGCAAGAATATGAACGAATCGTATGACTTCGTAGAAGGCTTCCTCAAGAAGCTGCGTGACAGTAAGACGAATGCTGAGTTCCTGGCTTCCTTTGATGTAGCCGGCAACAAGGAATCCCAATCGGCAAGCGGCACGGCCAGCAAGGGCGGAACGTCGAACAGCGGGGCATCTGCCCGCCGTACTACCCGGCCTAAGGCACCGACTGTGCCTACAACCTAAGGAATGAGAACAAGAGGAGAATAACATGTATCTGGTATATGCTGACGAGCAAGGAAACGTATATGATCATCCCGAGCTGTATGCTCTTGCCCGCAGCGGCGATATGATTGTCGAGATGCTGGAGGAAGAGCTGATTCCGCTGCCTGAAGGGGCCACTCTGGTGGGACTTCCCTGTACGTGGGCGGTGGGGATGAATCCTGAGACAGGCGAGATGCTGCCGCTGCCGGAAGGCTCCCAGGCGGTCGGGGCGCTGCTGCCGCAGGGATATACCCGTCTGTGTCTTCCGGGTTATGTCAAGACAGACAAGTCGTATAAGCTTCCGCTCTTCGGTTATTCCGCAGTGGTGTGGAAGGATGGCCGGTTCTATGTGGCGGCTGATCTGACTGATGATCCGGAGCAGTGGAATCCTCTGAATTGCGACCGGGAGCTAGTGAAGGCCGGTGTGGGTGACCTGACGGCCAAATATCCCGAGAACCGTCTGTACGGCCATTTATCCAACTGTGCGCTGGGCTATGAATGCCTGACTTCATCGAATACCTTCCTGGGCCGGTGGGAGGGAGCGGTTCCTGTCTCCTATTCCTGTAATGCCGGATGCTTCGGCTGCATCTCGGAACAGCCGGATGACAGCGGATTTGTATCCCCGCAGACGCGGATGAACTTCCGTCCTACGGTGAGTGAAATCTCCCAAGTTATGCTGGAGCACCTGAAGACGCCCCAGTCGATCGTCAGCTTCGGACAAGGCTGTGAAGGGGAGCCTTCCACCCAGGCCAAGCTGATCATTGAGTCTATCCGTGAGGTGCGCGCCATCACCGATATGGGCTATATCAATATCAATACGAATGCCGGGCTGAGCGATCATATCCGCGGGATTGTCGATGCCGGCCTTGACCTGATGCGGGTCAGCACAATCAGTGCTCTGGATGACCATTATAATGCGTATTACAAGCCGCGCGGGTATACATTGGCTAATGTTGAGAAGTCTCTCAAATATGCGGCATCCCAAGGCGTTTACACTTCCATCAACTATCTGATCTTCCCCGGGGTTACCGACCGTGAGGAAGAGATTGAGGCGATGGTTGAATTCGTCAGACGTACAGATCTGAAGCTGATTCAGATGCGGAATCTGAATATTGACCCGGAGAGTTATCTGGCGCTCATTCCGCCGGCGCAAGGCGAGATTCTTGGCATGAAGACGATGCTTGAGATTTTCCGGGAGGAGCTTCCTGGCGTGGTCATCGGCTCCTTCACCCATGTTCCGCCTGCTGAGCTGGCCCGCGCGAAGCAGCGCAGTGTACGGATCTAGCGCTAGCGGATAGACAGCGGCAGAATCTATTGCAGTGCCCGGGCTTCCATGCTAGAATGTAGTTTGCGTAATCATATAACTCTAGGCCCGCATGAGGCTTAGGGCATGAGAGGTGAGATTTTAGATGCAAACAGCCATTCAACCCAAGTACAACGTAACGAAGGTGACCTGCTCTTGCGGCAACACGTTTGAGACAGGCTCGGTTAAGCAGGAGCTTAAAGTCGAAATTTGCTCCAGCTGTCATCCGTTCTACACCGGCAAGCAGAAGTTCCTGGATGCCGGCGGCCGTGTTGACAAATTCAAGAAGAAATACGGAATTTAATGGATCTGCCGCTCTGCGGCTTAAGATGACGGACCCTTGCGGCGATTGGTGCTGCAGGGGTCTTCTTGTGGTCTGCGGCAGAGAGTTGCTCCTGCATGAGGGCGTTGCCAATCTATATGAATAGTTGATTTTTGCCCGGCCGTAAGCTATACTTATCTTCGCCGTGCTAGACGGGGAGGTAGCGGTGCCCTGTAACTCGCAATCCGCTGTAGCGAGGTTGAATTCCTGTTAGAGGTGCTGTCGATGTGAGGCCTTGGTACCTATGGGCTGTGTTGACGGCTGGGTCCTCCGCAATGAGTGCTTGTGAACCTGGTCAGGTCCGGAAGGAAGCAGCCATAAGCAAGTTTTCTCTTGTGCCGGAGGGTGGCCTAGCCCGAGCAGTTTTGTAGGATTACCGCTCGGATCGCAGTCATCAATAACAGGTGCACGGTTTATATACTTGGATATGGATAGCGTCTTTGCCACTAGCGAAGATGCTTTTTGTTTTTTCGGATGATGAATAAGACCTGTGCCTGATTGCCGTATTCCCGTTTCTGCATGGTTAACCACTGGGGAATATAGTATAATAAATTAGCGACAACTGCCGGAAAGCGGCAGCCTGAGAGAGGGTAATGCATAGTGGAACATATCGCGCTGTACCGTGCCTGGCGGCCGCAGTCGTTTCAAGATATGGTGGGGCAGCAGCATATTATCCAGACCCTGCAGAATGCCATCCGCGAACAGCGGGTGTCGCATGCCTACCTGTTCAGCGGTCCGCGGGGAACCGGTAAGACCAGTGCTGCCAAGGTATTGGCCAAGGCAGTCAACTGTGAGCGGGGACCCGGTCCGGAGCCGTGTAACGAATGCCCGTCCTGTCTGCGGATTACCGCTGGCAACATCATGGATGTCCAGGAGATCGATGCGGCGTCCAACCGGGGCGTAGAAGAGATCCGCGATCTTCGGGATAAGGTGAAATATGCGCCTACTGAAGTCCGCCGTAAAGTGTATATTATTGACGAAGTGCATATGCTGACAACAGAGGCATTCAATGCCTTGCTTAAGACACTGGAGGAGCCGCCGCAGCATGTGATGTTCATTCTGGCGACCACCGAGCCCCATAAGCTGCCGGCCACGATTATATCCCGCTGTCAGCGGTTTGATTTCCGCCGGGTCTCGCTGGAGGAGCAGACCGGACGCCTGACGGAGATCTGCCGGAAGGAAGGCATCTCAGCCGATGACGATGCCCTTCAGTATATTGCCCGCCTGTCAGACGGTGGGATGCGGGATGCGCTGAGCATTCTCGACCAGATCTCTTCGTTCACTGACGGGAAGGTAACCTACCAGCAGGTGCTGGGCATGACCGGGGGGATTCCCTCCGAGCAGTTCGCCCGGCTGGCGGCTGCGATTCTTGAAGGCGACATGGGACAGCTGCTGGAGCTTGTAGAGCAGCTCATGCATGAAGGCAAGAGCGCGGATAAGTGTCTGGAGAATCTTTTGTATTATTTCCGCGACTTGCTTATGATCAAGATGGTGCCCGGAGCAGACCAGCTGACGGACCGGGTGCTGAATCCGGCTGATTTCCGTGACATGGCTGCGGCCTACAGCCGTGAGCGGCTGTTCGTGATTGTGGAGACGCTGAGCCGTTATCTGGGTGAGATGAAGTATGCCTCGCATCCGCAGACGATCTTTGAGGTGGCGCTGATGAAGCTGTGCAGCAGCGGATCAACTGCGGGAGATGCGGCGGGGATTCCGGCTGCAGACGCGGTGATGCCTGCAGCGGCGGGTGCCGCGGGGGCGGCCCAGCCGGGTGAGCTGGAGCAGCTCAAGCGGCAGATTGGGGCGCTGGAGAAGAAGCTGGAGCAGGCGATTCAAGCCGGCGGCGTCGGCGGAGGGCGCGAGCAGGCGGCCCCGCAGAGGACGGCTGCACCTCCAAGCGCCCCGCGGGTATCCGCGCCATCGAAGCTTCCGCCGCAACTCGACAAGTTCATCGCGAGTAAGGACAGCTCTGACTTCGGCGAGGTGTATAAGCAGTGGAGTCACGTGCTGCAGGGTGTGAAGGAAGAGAAGGTTACGGTTCATGCCTGGTTCGTCGACGGGGAGCCGGTATCGGTGATGGATGATGCAGTGCTGGTCGCCTTCAAGAACACCATTCACCGGGATACGACGGAGAAGCCGGCGAATCGGCAGGTCATTGAGCATGTGCTGAATGCCAAGCTGGGCAAGCCTTACCGGCTGGTCACCATGATGATGAAGGACTGGAGCGAGGCTGCGACCAAATCCGCCTCCGGTGCCACAGAAGAGCTGCGTCTGGAGCATGAGCATGAAGCCGTTGAAGCGAAGTCTGAACCATGGATTGACGAGGCGATCCAGCTCTTTGGAGAAGACCTTGTTGTCATAAAAGAATAAACTGCAAGCCTATCCGCGCTGGAATGCGCATCCCAAAGGAGAGACGATGTATGAATAATATGAACCAAATGATGAAGCAGGTCAAAAAAATGCAGGAGCAGATGCTCAAAGCCCAGGAGGAACTGGGGAATAAGACGATCGAAGGTTCATCCGGAGGCGGCGTGGTTACCGTACAGGTGAACGGCCACAAGAAATTGCTATCCATTCAGATCAAGCCGGAGGTTGTTGATCCGGAGGATATCGAAATGCTCCAGGATCTCGTAATCACTGCTGTTAATGATGCTCTGACCCAGGCTGAAGAGTTGGCTAACAACGATATGGGTAAATTCACCGGCGGAATGAAGATTCCTGGCCTGTTCTAGGTCATTCCACTCCCGGGCATAAGGAGAACATACTTTGTATTATCCCGAACCGCTAGCCAAGCTGATTGAAGCTTTCACGCGTTTGCCCGGTATCGGCCCGAAGACGGCTGCCCGGCTGGCCTTTCATGTGCTGAACATGAAGGAGGATGAGGTGATTGATTTCGCCAAAGCCCTGGTCAGCGTCAAACGGAATCTTCATTATTGCTCGGTCTGCTGCAACATTACTGATACCGACCCGTGCCGGATCTGCCAGGACAAAACCCGCGATGCTTCCGTTATCTGTGTGGTTCAGGACTCCAAGGATCTGGTTGCTATTGAACGGACCAAAGAATATGGCGGCTACTACCATGTGCTTCAAGGCGCGATATCCCCGATGGAGGGGATAGGGCCGGATGATATCCGGCTGAAGGAGCTGCTGACCCGGCTCAGTGATGAGCGGGTGAAGGAGCTGATTATGGCGACTAATCCCAACATTGAGGGGGAGGCGACGGCCATGTATATTTCACGCCTGGTCCGTCCGTTCGAGCTGAAGATCACCAGAATAGCGCATGGCTTGCCGGTAGGCGGGGATCTGGAGTACGCGGACGAGGTCACCCTGTCGAAGGCGCTGGAAGGCCGCCGTGAGCTGTTCTGAGCGTGCTGCTGCGCTACAATATAAGTTATTAAGGAGCCTCCGGGCTCCTTTTTTCTATTTCCCGTTGTCTTTAGTTCCAATTAAATGCGGTCATATGCTTCCTCAAGGTTCTAAGTTTGTCCCTGTTCCGATATGTATGAGATTAGAGAGTACTGAGCATTGGCTTAGTCTGCACTTATTCATATCAGGAGGGATCGCGATGAAATGGTGGAACGTCAAGTGGCTGGGCGGAGCTGACGGGAGAGCGGAGAGAGCGAAGGCGGAAGAGGAGCTGGGAACGGTGTACCATGAAGTACGCAAGGCGCATTCCGAGTGGGAACGGGCCTATCTGATGTTTGATGAGGCGCTCGGCCAGGACCAGATTGACTACGCCATCTACATTCTGGAGGCAGCAGAACGTAAATATCAGATTCACCTTAAGCACGCCAAAAACCTGGGACTCGACCGGAGCCGGCTGCTGCTATGACCAGACTGATCGGTGGAGGGATGCTGCAATGCTGAGATTATTGGCTATAGCTGTACTGATTGTATCGGGTGTTCTGCTGCTGCTGACGGTATTCCGGCATAAGCTGGGCTGGGCATGGCTGAGTGTATTCGGCACTCATCTGATATTGGCTGCGCTGGCGATATACATTGTTAATTTTTCCGGTGTTGTAACGAATCTGCATGTTCCGCTCAATCCCGCCACGATAGGGACGGTAACCATCCTCGGACTGCCTGGAGTGCTCCTGCTGCTGGGCTTAAAATTAACTTTGTTCTAGAGGTTGACGCCGGCTGCCCATTCGTGATACATTAAGTCTCGGCCCTTTGGACAAGGCATCTTCGGATCACTTGCTGAAAGCTAAAGCGAAAAAGAAATTCAAAAAAACGCTTGACTGAAACAAGGGCGCTGTGATATATTATAAAGGTCGCTGCTGAGACAAAGTTAAGCGACAAAAGATGTGCTTGATCCTTGAAAACTGAACAACGAGTGAGTGGAAATCACCTCGGTGATTTCAAAAAAAATGATGAATTTCACAGCGTCTTGTGCGCTTTAGAAATATCATCTTGAGAATGCAAATTCTCGTCAGATGTTTCAAAATGAGCTATCGCTCTTTCAATACCTAATTGGAGAGTTTGATCCTGGCTCAGGACGAACGCTGGCGGCGTGCCTAATACATGCAAGTCGAGCGGAGTCTTGTTGGAAGCTTGCTTCCAACTTGGCTTAGCGGCGGACGGGTGAGTAACACGTAGGCAACCTGCCCCTAAGACTGGGATAACTACCGGAAACGGTAGCTAATACCGGATAATCTCTTTCCTCTCCTGAGGGAAGAATGAAAGGCGGAGCAATCTGCCGCTTGGGGATGGGCCTGCGGCGCATTAGCTAGTTGGCGGGGTAACGGCCCACCAAGGCGACGATGCGTAGCCGACCTGAGAGGGTGAACGGCCACACTGGGACTGAGACACGGCCCAGACTCCTACGGGAGGCAGCAGTAGGGAATCTTCCGCAATGGGCGACAGCCTGACGGAGCAACGCCGCGTGAGTGATGAAGGTTTTCGGATCGTAAAGCTCTGTTGCCAGGGAAGAACGTCCGGTAGAGTAACTGCTGCCGGAGTGACGGTACCTGAGAAGAAAGCCCCGGCTAACTACGTGCCAGCAGCCGCGGTAATACGTAGGGGGCAAGCGTTGTCCGGAATTATTGGGCGTAAAGCGCGCGCAGGCGGCTATTTAAGTCTGGTGTTTAAACCTTGGGCTCAACCTGGGGTCGCACTGGAAACTGGGTGGCTTGAGTACAGAAGAGGAAAGTGGAATTCCACGTGTAGCGGTGAAATGCGTAGAGATGTGGAGGAACACCAGTGGCGAAGGCGACTTTCTGGGCTGTAACTGACGCTGAGGCGCGAAAGCGTGGGGAGCAAACAGGATTAGATACCCTGGTAGTCCACGCCGTAAACGATGAGTGCTAGGTGTTAGGGGTTTCGATACCCTTGGTGCCGAAGTTAACACAGTAAGCACTCCGCCTGGGGAGTACGGTCGCAAGACTGAAACTCAAAGGAATTGACGGGGACCCGCACAAGCAGTGGAGTATGTGGTTTAATTCGAAGCAACGCGAAGAACCTTACCAGGTCTTGACATCCAACTAACGAAGCAGAGATGCATCAGGTGCCCTTCGGGGAAAGTTGAGACAGGTGGTGCATGGTTGTCGTCAGCTCGTGTCGTGAGATGTTGGGTTAAGTCCCGCAACGAGCGCAACCCTTGACTTTAGTTGCCAGCAGGTTGAGCTGGGCACTCTAGAGTGACTGCCGGTGACAAACCGGAGGAAGGTGGGGATGACGTCAAATCATCATGCCCCTTATGACCTGGGCTACACACGTACTACAATGGCCGGTACAACGGGAAGCGAAGCCGCGAGGTGGAGCCAATCCCAGCAAAGCCGGTCTCAGTTCGGATTGCAGGCTGCAACTCGCCTGCATGAAGTCGGAATTGCTAGTAATCGCGGATCAGCATGCCGCGGTGAATACGTTCCCGGGTCTTGTACACACCGCCCGTCACACCACGAGAGTTTACAACACCCGAAGTCGGTGGGGTAACCCGCAAGGGAGCCAGCCGCCGAAGGTGGGGTAGATGATTGGGGTGAAGTCGTAACAAGGTAGCCGTATCGGAAGGTGCGGCTGGATCACCTCCTTTCTATGGAGAATCGTCACCTGCAACGGTGACATTCAAATCGGAAGCTTGACTTCCATTAGAGCCTTCGGGTTCACACACTCACTCGTGTTCAGTTTTGAAAGAGCAAGTCTCTTTCAACAACGTTTGGTGGCGATAGCGGAGGGGTTCCACACGTACCCATCCCGAACACGACCGTTAAGCCCTCCAGC
This region of Paenibacillus sp. FSL K6-1096 genomic DNA includes:
- the recR gene encoding recombination mediator RecR, translated to MYYPEPLAKLIEAFTRLPGIGPKTAARLAFHVLNMKEDEVIDFAKALVSVKRNLHYCSVCCNITDTDPCRICQDKTRDASVICVVQDSKDLVAIERTKEYGGYYHVLQGAISPMEGIGPDDIRLKELLTRLSDERVKELIMATNPNIEGEATAMYISRLVRPFELKITRIAHGLPVGGDLEYADEVTLSKALEGRRELF
- a CDS encoding pro-sigmaK processing inhibitor BofA family protein, with protein sequence MLRLLAIAVLIVSGVLLLLTVFRHKLGWAWLSVFGTHLILAALAIYIVNFSGVVTNLHVPLNPATIGTVTILGLPGVLLLLGLKLTLF